The Setaria viridis chromosome 2, Setaria_viridis_v4.0, whole genome shotgun sequence DNA window AGTTAGTCTCCTGTTGAAGGAAAAAGATAAAACTTTCAACTTTCAAACTAATAACAGGGCAGAGCATGGCGCGACGTATTTCGATCTGCTGTCTGTCGTTGTCAGATACACACGTACAACAAGCATGCCGACGCAAGATGCCAAGATcgcgaaaaaagaaaaaaaatgttgcctTCGTCGGTGGGCTGAATACTCGGCATCCTGGGCCTCCTACTCATCAAGGAACCACTTAATTATCAGAAAGCCCAAACTGTTTGAGGCAATGAGGCAGATGGCCGTGGCCGGCCTTCAGGGCAGGCTTCAGCCGCGCCGACGCGAAGGCCtgcctcctcggcgccggcgaggtcccCGCAGCGAGCCATCGTTTCACAAGTTCAACACGGACTTCGTTAATAGGCCGGCCAGAATAACAAAACCAAGCCCAACAACACAACGCTTCAATCAAAGCTGTACGAATCTAAACAAGACCCCAGGTCCCCAGCCGCTAAAAACTGAGTGAAAACAGCAAATAAAATTACTCGGGAGATGTTTAGAAATCCTGTTCTAACCTTGCCAGCTGACTGCCTCTCCGGAGGAACGAGATCCTCTAACGTTTCGTCCTCATCGGTAGGGGACGTTCGGCTGCTCTGGGACGTCGATTAGGCATCCGACGGCGCACACGTATAGTAAAGAAATCCATGACCATGCGGCCCATATAGCAGCCCAATATCATCAACTGAACAGCTCAGTTGCCTGCACACACACGAGAGGAGATGACGTACTTCCTTCTGCCCGCAGGAAAAAAGGGGAGCGCCGGCAGCAGGCATCTAGTCGCCGCCACCATGCCGCCGGGTACCACGGCTCTCTCATCGCCACCTAGCACCACTGGGTGCTGCGCCTCGCTCTTCGCCGTCCATCGACGCTGGATGCTTGCCGCGCTCGTCCCCGTCACCTAGGCCATCGCGGAGTTGTTCTGAccggctgccgccgtcgccgatggGGCAGGCCATGGTTGGGACTCGCAAGGGGGTTCGCGTGCTGAGGAACAGAACTGCCACGGGGAGGGCCACCGGTGCTGCCAAGCTCGAACCACCGCGGAGGAAGGGCGTCCGCCGTACAGGAGGACAAAGGCAACAAGCTGAGATGCTGAACTTCAGATAGTAGCAAACATGTTTGGCAATTTGAGTCTGATTACTGTGTCAATTTGGGAGTATGATTATTGTAATTGGGTCATTCTATTGCTATCAATTTTAGGATGGCAAACTAAGGCCTTCAGTAGGGTTCttaaagtgcttctccaccggttTTTGGTGAAACCTTTTGACTCCACCAGTTTTTGGTGAAACCCTGTCAAAGGggcaatttcaaaacggctccaCCACTGAAGCCGAGGAGAAGCCACAAAATGGCTTACACTagagaagaggagaaaaaaaaagtagcttcaccgatttctcctctctctccaagcatcaagtgatcataaaattacccatattactgttgagaagccgttttaccagacattttgcaaaacggcttcagctccacTAGAGAAGCCACTCCACTGAAGGAGCTGGAGCTGAAACCGTTTTGAGAGGAGccgagctctaccaaacggatCTAAGAATATGACAATTGTTTTGTCAAACGTAAGAATATGATGATTGTTTTGTCAAACGTATTTCAGCACAGCTATAAGACATAATGCATTGATGAATCATCACAGGTATGGAATCTAATTTTCAGGTGGCACATTAGGCACAAGACTTCAGTGCTGTCATTTTGAGACAGTAGACATTCCTATTCAATTTATGCTTCAAGGACTGAACTCAATATGGCAAAATACTCCAGAATTGAACATTACAATGTCAAAAGTTGCAACATACTTAGACCAAGGATTGCTCAAAAACAAAAGTACTTCACCAACATCTAGTAAAAAAGATCTTCTGTGATTGGACCCTGTAATAAATGAAATAAAGAAGTAAGACTTTCTAAATTGTCATCTGAATTTGTAAAGTAACTATACGAGCAATATTAGCATTAGCATTTGAGTGAAGCTAAGTTCACCCATGTAATCTTTATAATTAGTACCATCTACAACTGGTGCTTGAGCTTGTGCTAGTGCTTCACCTCTACCTGCCTCTTCCCCACCCTCCTTATCAAAATTGGAGGGTTTTAAGAAATAATGGACAGAATGGTAACACTACAAACAAAACTAACAATATCCCCAAAGTGTGCATAGTCCACGATCATTTTAGCATCAGCTCAAAATATGTTTGTTATTTGTTCTTCACAATCCATTTGCAATGCATATTGGAATGATGGGTTTTCAACAATTTTGTCTTGAAAATCAGTGGTCCACCAACTTGGTGACTAGCCAACTCATGTGCAGTTTTGAGTCCAATTCCCACATCATCTGCTATTTCAATTTCAAATGCTTGTAAATCTGAAATTTTCCTTTGTGAGACCATTAAGTGTAAGGTTTCTGGAAGGTGCAGTTGATGATCGTGTTCCAAAACCAGATCAGTCACTTTCAAAATTTCCTTCTTTCGATTCATTATAAGATTTATGTGCACTTGACAATCAGTTCTAGTTCAGCTTGAGGGCACTTTGTTAAATGATCCCTTTTATCTTTCAATCGATAACCCTTATTTGCACAAACAAACTTACATGATGCAATCTTCCCATCAGATTGCCTTTTGTTTGTGTACCGTTTTCTGACCTCAAAGCCTTTCTGCCCACCATAACTAACCAAAATGCCCAACCCTCACCCGAATTTCTAAATTCCATGCCAACATGAGGTACAAAGCTAGGCAACATAGCTCTATAATGGAAAAAATAATGAGCAGGGCCTTGTGCAATTCCAGAGAACAAGCAAGGAGTAGCAATACTTgggatttggatttgggataACTAAAATCAATTTGATGTCACATAAAAAATAACAAAGTGGGGTTGTATTACTTACGTATTGAAAGCATGATGCTCTTTGTTAGCCTCTTTTTCCATATGAATGCTACGTAATACAGATTCAACCAACTGCTTCTTTCATGAGAAAAGAGAAAGTTCAATCGAGTTCAAGCTTCTATCAGTATCAGTGATCCTTTCATGTTGACGAGATGGCAGGAGAAGGTGGATTAATACTTACGTACAAGATTGATGAGCATAGCAGCTCTTCCCTCTAGCAATCAACTCCTCCACGCCGCTTCTCTCCTCCTTGCACTCATTCTCGTCAGTCTCATGCCCTTTTCCGTCAGCCTCGTGCCCTTTTCCGTCAGCCTCGCGTTGTTTTTCCTCCTCCACTTGCGTCCGGACTGGGCCGCATCGTGCTCCTGGGCCAAGGGGTCCATTCTGTTTCTTCTATTGTTGCTTCTTGCCATCGGATGCTCAATCAATGTTCCACAGTAGCAGAACGTCCCTCATGAGAACGAAACATTAGAGGATCTCGTTCCTCTTCGGAAAGTGCTCTATTCGATCCCAATTCCCAAATATATACCTGTTAGGATTGGAACTTGATCTGCAACATTTTTTCACCAAGTCTAACATGGAAATTTGActaagaatatatataattatgTTAAATATGTTTCATGACAGAATATAGCGATGTCATCCTTGCGTTATCAAACCTACTATTGATAGTGAAACAAGTTTGACTTACGTAAACCTAAATAGATTTATATTTAGCAAAAtggagagaaagaaaaggggtccAAAAGCCTGAAATCTTGGCCACATAACCGTGAGTCTGAGAAGGCAATATGCAATGCAAAACTGAAAACACACCCAACTCCTAAGGTTCCCGACAAAAGACAACAGCATTTCCCAAAAAAGAATCAAACACTTCAAAGAGCTGACTGACAATATGTTCTTCTCCTTCAAAATCCACAAAAACAGTATGATTTCATCAGGTTGATTGCATAGGCCACGCCATCCCTTGCTGGCACCAAAAAAATCTTTCGTCACCTCCTCTAGCAACCTTGCCCCCAATTGCACCACCTCTTGGTTTTGCTCCCTTTATCTGCAGAGTTGAccagttagaaaaaaaaagagaaaatcagCGATACAGGATCACAACTTCACAAATAGGGGTACTTTATTAAAAAGCCCGCACTTTGGATCTCCCAAATTGCTCATAAAATCGTGGTTCAATCCCAACTATTACCCACATATTTGTCGTGCCTTCGAAATTCTGAACCCATCCATTGCATAGATAGTGACCTCATGAATATTAACAGTTTGGAAGACAAAAAGAAACTCCCTTAACATCCCCAATTAAATCTAGCAAGAGGGCAGGGGGAAATAATGATGGATGCCTTCATCACTGCCACAGAACGAACGTTTCTTATCTCCCTTTCAACCAGTCCTAAGTTAATTTTTGTCAAAATGCTCTTTATTCAACACTAACCACAGAAAATCTTGGATCTACATAGGTATTTCTAGTAGATTGTATATTTTCAAAAGAATGATTCAGcactgagaaaagaaaaaacaacctTTGGACTGTATATACATGTGGCATATATACTGATCTGTTCCACATATTTGATCTAGTAATATTTTCTAACACAGTCCCAATGCTACCATCATGCCAAAATTGAGAGCCGAGGCTCATTGAAAGGTAGTAAAACCTATTCATATAATAGCAACACAAAACATTGATGAACTTGTCCAATGAGTCCAAGCATACTGACAATACTTGTTATATCTAGAGACGTGCTAATATGGATACAAAATCTACTTACCATATTTGCTGTAGACAACACATTCCACATCAGGATATTCCTTAAAAACGTGCCTGATTTTCGTGCACTCACTTTTACTTGGTGAAACCCCATCATACAACCTCACAGTCATTCTCTCAAGCTTTGTTGCACATCGCAGTAGTAGTTTCAGGAAATCAACTTCGTGATCTTTTCCTTTGAGACCCACAATTTCTATCTCTTCAAGACCAGTCAAAGCAACACTTTCACTTCTCCAGTTGTTAGGCTGTTTACACAGACAGTTTCTTGAGCATGGAAATTTTACCTGAAAGGAAGTTTGGAGCAAAATGTATCATTAATGATTTACGTTTAATGGCCATCTAAACAACATAAATAGATCTGGGGAAAAAATTGGTGAGTGTTTACCTTGCACTCATCATTCTCTTCCATGGATATCCTAAGCATTTGTATAACTGGTCGAATTCGGAGCAGATGCAATACCATTGGTCCAAAAACATGGCCCTCTGCCAAGATATCCAGCTCCAAAACAGAAAAATTGGGAAACCGAAGCTGTGCTATGGCTTTCGCAAAGTCCCAGAACCAGTCTTGATCGGACAGATCTGGCTGCAGCAATACGAAAACGAATCAATTAACATCATAGCAACTAACACATGTAGAACAATTTATTCATGAAAGCCAAGCAAAGGAGGCTGCAGATGGGACGCACATCTGCTTGCAACTGGATCTCGACGCACGGTAGGTACCCCTGTATGCGGAGCTCACGCACACTATTCATTCGCCATAGCCGACCAAAAGCAACATCAAACTGGTGGTATACGAGGACCCAGTCAAATAGCTCTACCATTGGCGCAGAGAACGACACGCTGAGCTCTTCGTCCACGAatacctccacctccaccttctTAAGCACCGGCGCATCGATGTCAATAGACTCCAAGAAGTCTTCTCTCAGAAGGAGCTCCTCCAGCAACGGCAAGTGAAGAACCGCGTGAGCCCCTAGCTCAAAGCACTTTTGCAAGTGCAGAACGCGCAGCCACGGGCAGAGGGGGAGCAGCGCCGCGACGTCGATGCAGGACCAGACGATGGAGAGGCTCGTGAGCGCGGCAAACTCGCCGGCTTGGGGCGGCGCCAAGGACATCTCCACCAAGCTAATCGTGAGGGAGGCAGTGCGGTCCAGGCAGGGCAGGTCGACAGCGCCCTCCCCCCGTGGTCCGTATTCACTGGCGATGGTGAGATTCTTGGGCGCcagaggcgcggcggcgcggagcaaCGAGGAGATGCGTTCGGGGTTCACGTGCTCTTCCACACAAACGTTGAGGAGGTCCAGCGCGGGGCTGCCGGCGAGCTGCGCGAGCGCGGCCTCGACCGAGCCGATGCCGACGCCGCGGAAGGCCAGGTCCGGTAGCCGGGTCCAGAGGCCGCGCCACCGGTGGGAGAGGACGCTGGTGCAGGCAGCTTCGCGGGCGCTGCCGAGACGGCCGAGTATCTCGAGGCGCAGCTCCTCGGGGAGGTCACTGAGCCGGTCCACCCCATCGGCGGCGTATCCGTCGCCGCCCTCTGGTCGCCGGCGACTTGCTTGCGGTGGCATGGCTTGGGAAGACGAACTGGGAAGCAAGAGAACGAGATTCGTGTAATAAGGCGAGGCCCCTGGATCAAGACATTAGAGATCAGTTCAATGATAAATGGAGACGGAAGAATGGCCTACCAGCTTGTCTCTCCTGCAGGAGCGGCCGCCGCAGGTTTGGTCTCCCGTCGTGGTGCAGCAGCCGGCCGCCGGGCGCGACGACCGCagatcgccgccgcctctcctcctgCCTAGGGTTAGtacggtgccggtgccggtgccggtgcctgATAAATAATACAGTAATGCCTGACGCCGCCTCCGCTGACTGCGCTGAGACGGCTGAGTTACCAAGTAGCGCAAGAGCCGGGGGAGAGTTGGGATGGGCTGGACTGTTGGAATTTGGAACCTCGATGAGGGAGCGGcatgggctgggctgggctggcaTCACAAGTTCGCGCGCCAAAGCTTACTTTCCAGTTCGATCCCATTCCCGCTTTCGTGATTCGAATTTTTATGCCAACACGCTGAAGTGctatttcaataaatatataACACTTCGATATGGTTAATCTCTTGTTCGGtcaattccaaattataaaGGTTTTTAGGAAAATCCCTCCAACAAGTTTGTTAGacggtactccctccgttccaaattataggtcgttttgactttattagatttataaactttattatgcacttagatataccctatgcctagatgcataataatatctatgcatctaaaaaagtcaaaacgatctataatttggaacggaaggagtacgaATCAACGCATGGGGTGTGAACCGTTTAATAACCAAATTTAAAGGTTGAATTTAATAGCCGTTTCGATCCCAAACTTTACTCGGAGACTCGTTTAAGTCTCTGAGCTATAAAAATGCTAACATTAAACTGTTCGTTTTGTTCCAATCTAATGCCTGGGCTTGGGTGGCGTGCCACGTTGGCATGTGATGTCAAGTCTGACAAACGTCAATCAAATTTCTAAAGTGCCCTCCACACCAAATTACCCAACGTACGAGTACGACGTACCTCCCTCTAACCATGCATAATTAAGGTATTTACCCTCTAAGCATGTTTTTCTCCATATTTACCCTCGACAGCTCCAAATTAATTAGACATCGCGAGTTTTGCCGGATTCCATCTATGCGGTCATTAACAAGGGTAATGACTCCGCAAAAGAGATGTGTATTTGAAATGGATCAGTCTCTAAATATTGACATGCGCTCCATATAGCCAGATCGGTTGTGCTACTCCCTactagctgcagctgcagcagccacaAGCAAGCCGTTCGGAGTAGTTGTGCAGCTGCTATAGTGACTAAACGCTGGCTGCAGCAGTCGCAGCTGCAGCCAGCGGGAAGGAGCACAGCCGAGCAGGTGTCGCCATGATTCCCCTCATAAGAATCCAACATGAAGGTCAGGTGTCTCGATGGTGGCTCACGTGACGATGGCCATAGGCTTGTTGCTCTTTAATGCTTTTCGCATCGCCTGCCCAATGTCAACAGCATCCGCCGCAAAAAGAATAACCGTAGATTTCAGGCGGAACATTTGCACTATAGCATTTCCAGTCAAGATTCTTCACGGGTGCTTAGAAAGATACACTAAGTAAATCATCCGTCCGGGATGTACTGTACGTACGGGATCAAGTTCCTGCTTGGCTGATCGTActaatctattaaatctaataagtctaattaatatatgattagcacatatcaTCAGATGTGCTGATCATGGACCAATTAGATTTAatggattcatctcgcaaatgaaccctcgtttatgcaattatttttatcattagcctatatttaatacttctaattagcatgtGACCTGAGCTAAATTTCAGCCAAAGATCAAACACCTCCTTGATCACCGAGTAAGTTTAAGCACCATTACCACTACCAGGTCCAGAACCGCTATGCCTTGCCTGCTGTCACGCCCTCCTTTATTTCGACGCGGTGCCGCGGCGAACTGTGAGCCTGTGACTGTGTGCTCGTTGACCATTCGAACACCAACGGGAGTTGCGTGCAGAGATGGCTCGGGCCAATCAGAGGTCTTGCCGCCGATGCCACCGGGAGCTCTCGGACTGCTGCTGCGGCGATCCGCCAGCAGGTCCCGCCGCGACCCGGCCGACGCCGACCGCATCAGCGCCCTGCACGACGACCTGCTGCTCCAGAtcctcgcccgcctccgctgcgcccacgccgccgcccggacCAGCGTGCTCTCACGCCGGTGGCGCGGCCTCTGGACCCGCCTCCCCGAGCTCGTCCTCCGCGAGGTTTTACCCCACTCGCTCGACGCCGTGCTCGCGCAGTTCGTCGCTCGGTTCGATCCCCAGGCCCGGCCACAGCCCCAACTGTCCCTCCTCGACGTGCAAGCCCCTAGCTACCGCAGGTTCACCCTTGCCCAAATCTCCTCGCTATTCGACGCTGCCGCCGGCTGCAGCCGGCGAATCTCATCGTCGGCGTCACCGCGCGGCGGCCTGGCTTGGTGATGCTGCCCCGCCTCGACCACACCAAGTCAATCACGCTGGACATGCCTGGCGTCAGTCTGGGCCTGCCCCAGGAACCGGAAGGGGATATGCCGCAGCTTGAAAGCCTATCGTTTCGTCGCTACGATGTCGTCCTAGGTGGCTTGCTCCACTGGTGCTCCGCCTTTCCATTTCCAGTTTGCACCTTGACTCTATCATGAATTCACGATCAACCTGCCGTTGGTCGAGGAGCTATTTTTGTTGGCCAATGTGCGGCTTCGGCAAGTCTTCATCATAGCCCCTAGGCTTAAGAAGTTGATATTTCATGCCAGAGAGGGTTTCATGAATAATTTCACCGTGCTGTGCTTGGCACCAAAGGTGGAGGATCTCTCATGGGAATGCACTAATAACTACACGTCTGTTTACTTTGGTGATATATACATGGTGTCTGAAGAATGTGACCATAAAGACATCAGAGCCCCTAGGGCAGCTGATGCGGCACACCTACACCATACATGGTTCGAGTTGGCGTCACGCGCTTGTGAGGGTGAACAGAACAGGAAGCTAGGACAGGCAGTCGGCAGTCCTGGTCTCAAGATCGGCTGCTCTTCCTGCCCTGACGGCTAAGCCGATTAACTTCGCAGATATAAAATGATTGCAGTTTTAtggttgaagaaaagaaaaataaggaaTCCTACCCATTTTCTTTAGGGATCAGTTCAATAAACAGCCCTCTACCTACGAAAAAGGGGTGTTttgatccatggactaatttttagttcggatcaTATCGGAtttttggataccaattagaggGACTAAATGTAAATTAATTGtataagccgtggctaattcccaagacaaatctattaagcttaattaatccatgattagcacatatttactatagcatcacataatcaaatcatggactaattaggctcaatagatattcatcttgcaaattagccttcatttatacaattaattttgtaattaatctatatttaatacttctaattaatatctaaacattcgatgtgacaggaaatTTTTGTCCCGGAGACAATAGCCGCTGTGATCATCCCCCTCTTAGCCGCGGAACGGAGCCAGCAGACGCCAGCGACCACTCCTCAGGCGCCAGTACCGGCGCCGTCACCGCCGCACGGTTCGCCGTCGGGGGCCCACATGTTCCTGACGGTGGTGCTGGCTCTAGTCGCCGGGCTGGCCTTCCTCTACATGCTCGCGTGGCTCTTCCGCtatgcgcggcggcggcgggtgcgcgggAAAGGGCAGGAGCGTGTGGGCGACCTGGAGGCGTTGCCATCGAAGCACGCGCGCGTCCTCGTCCGGCAAGAGCTGcagaccgcggcggcggccgggccgccAGAGCAGCTCATGGGcctgtttgcttcagcttattcagccggcttatcagccaccaaacagtatttttctctcacaacaaatcagccgtttcagcttttcagccggcttataagctgaagcgaacaggccacgTGAAGGTGAAAAGGTGATCGGCGCCTAGCGCGCGTCCTGCCTAGAGACTGAAATGTGGGTCTCTGTTGAGATCAGGCAATCTGTCTATCTGGCTTCCTCTGTCAGACTCTGATTGACTTTTTCTCTCGTTGCATGTACTACGTAGGTACTTGCCCTGAGCCTTGGATCGGATGTGAAATAAAAACGGAAAATTGTTTTATTTCTCCGGGCTTGATAAATCAATCGAATTTCTAGCTCCACAATATGCTGAGAGACTCGTTTAGTGATTGGATTAATGTTAAGGATAGTTctgcatatatttttttttaaaaaatggaatTGTTTCCGACCTTTGCGATAGCATACAACTAATCTTTTACAACAAATTCAGCTTTAAGGCTGGTCTAACAAAAAGTAAAGGATAGTTCTGCGCATGGACGTGGGAAAGAGACGCACCCTGCAGTCCTGCTCAAACAAAGTCCGGAAACAAATGAAAACTGAAAGAGTTGGTGTTAATTTGGCtaaatttcctttttctttcgcCAACTTACCTAGGGTTGTCAAGTGTAGTGTAGTTTTATAGCAAAACAGACAGTTTGGTCCCCAAACTTTACACCAAGGGTCAAGTTCGTCACTTAACTTTCGAATCGgtcaatttagtccctcaacttccaTTTTTGGCTCAAACTCATCCTTGAGCTATTGTGGTGCTATATCTTAGTATGAGACTAATgtgaaaagtccattttacccttggttCATGTAGatcaagtatatatatatatgctcatACTCCCTGGATACATACACacaacaatatattttttttaactaacaTAAAATATAGTTTTAAAAAATGTATGTACTCGTACGTTTTAAAATCATGCATGTACTCATACGGattaaattttgatatgcaaaaTGTATGCACTCATATTCTTTCATGATATACACAATTTAATGGACATATATATACTCTAAAGTTGACATGTACTCATATACTCATGGTACAGTATGCATGCTCCATGTACGTACTCATACTCTCTCAATATcagtgtatatatgtatatatttgtgtgtgtgttttcatacatatataTTTTGGATAATGATGTGTTAATTCCGGTGGAAAATTGAGGGGGAGAAGGAGCCAAAGGGCAAAAATAACTTTTCGTATTAGTTTCATATTAATATGGAGTCCCATATCAGCACATCATgtttgataaaaaataaaagttgagggactaaattgacCATTATGGAAGTTGAGGGATGAACTTGACCCTGTGCAAAGTTTAGGGACTGAAATGGCTATTTTACCAAGTTTTATCATCGTAAACCTTGCTCCGACCTTAAGTGAGAAACTTATTGACtagttctctcttttttctcatGTCATCCGGTGTTTGCTAGGTGGTCAGATGTGCCATTTTTCTGTATGTTATtttgaccttccatccaaccctttttgtCCTAGATGATTTTAGATCCGGGACTAAAATGCCTtcagtcccgggtcaaaaatgaggtACTGAAAGGATACCAACGGGAGgggctttagtcctagttgaaaAGATTTGACAGCGACatcctccttttatcccggttgaaaattcCAACCCGGACAAACCAACTAGGACAACCCAcctttatcccgattggtaattccaacAGGAAATAAAtcttggaattaccaaccagaaTAAAAggagagcttttgtcccggttggtaattctaaCCGGGACAACAGGGCCACCCGGCCCTCGAGGCAGTGCTTCCACCTCCTTATCCTCCCTCTCGGCGCTTTCCTCTCCACGTACTTGTCTTCCTTATCCATCcactccctctcctcttctctccaccgccacccccttcctctctactcctctccccttcccgctctgctcgcccctcactagcagtgaggagcggcagcggcgtgaGGGCGGGCGGAGCGGCACCGGGCGGCGCGGATGGAGTGGGatcgaggagcggcggcggcgggccgagCGGGAGTGGCGGGGCGGGTGCGGGAGGCGGCCGGCAGCGTCGGCGTGGGgtggctttttttattttttttaaaacttttgtcTCGAAAAATTTATCTGGATGGTTTTTGATAGATTTGAGGCCTACCAACTGAGATAA harbors:
- the LOC117846097 gene encoding putative F-box/FBD/LRR-repeat protein At4g03220, with the protein product MPPQASRRRPEGGDGYAADGVDRLSDLPEELRLEILGRLGSAREAACTSVLSHRWRGLWTRLPDLAFRGVGIGSVEAALAQLAGSPALDLLNVCVEEHVNPERISSLLRAAAPLAPKNLTIASEYGPRGEGAVDLPCLDRTASLTISLVEMSLAPPQAGEFAALTSLSIVWSCIDVAALLPLCPWLRVLHLQKCFELGAHAVLHLPLLEELLLREDFLESIDIDAPVLKKVEVEVFVDEELSVSFSAPMVELFDWVLVYHQFDVAFGRLWRMNSVRELRIQGYLPCVEIQLQADPDLSDQDWFWDFAKAIAQLRFPNFSVLELDILAEGHVFGPMVLHLLRIRPVIQMLRISMEENDECKVKFPCSRNCLCKQPNNWRSESVALTGLEEIEIVGLKGKDHEVDFLKLLLRCATKLERMTVRLYDGVSPSKSECTKIRHVFKEYPDVECVVYSKYDKGSKTKRWCNWGQGC